A single region of the Brachypodium distachyon strain Bd21 chromosome 3, Brachypodium_distachyon_v3.0, whole genome shotgun sequence genome encodes:
- the LOC100833598 gene encoding S-norcoclaurine synthase — MKGSLSHELETGLPAAEVWEVYGGLLVGQLVPQLLPHMLSKVELVEGDGGIGTVLLLTFPPGIRGFEYQKEKFIKIDNENFVKEVLVVEGGFLECGFQKYLVRIEIIGNADKTSVIRSTIEYEVGDEHAAGSESFVSTSILACVAEAITKYIKANPSAEQPAPNQAS; from the exons ATGAAAGGGAGCCTTAGCCATGAGTTGGAGACTGGCCTCCCCGCAGCCGAGGTGTGGGAGGTCTATGGGGGCCTCCTTGTCGGCCAGTTGGTTCCTCAATTGCTTCCTCACATGCTCTCAAAGGTCGAGCTTGTTGAAGGAGATGGTGGCATCGGCACGGTCTTGCTCCTCACCTTTCCTCCTG GAATTCGTGGTTTCGAATATCAGAAGGAAAAGTTCATCAAGATTGACAATGAGAACTTTGTCAAGGAGGTTTTAGTAGTAGAGGGAGGTTTCCTGGAATGTGGGTTTCAGAAATATTTGGTAAGGATTGAGATCATAGGGAATGCGGATAAGACTTCTGTGATAAGATCAACCATCGAGTACGAAGTAGGCGATGAGCACGCTGCAGGAAGCGAATCCTTTGTCAGCACCAGCATTTTAGCTTGTGTTGCTGAGGCCATCACAAAGTATATCAAGGCCAATCCGAGCGCCGAGCAACCAGCTCCCAACCAAGCTTCATAA
- the LOC100845008 gene encoding outer envelope pore protein 37, chloroplastic → MAAAATTTTTSSSSSPTAQNPNPFNLPPWLRCPLITFLCPPPPPPPTPPPPPPPPPPEAVVVAPEPRRRRPGLRVTTEYDSEEAVFAHKVSCKLTGGLAKLRLSFQTDPQGQGEDPRQLFAAPVLGFSTKHFSVMYDVERRNALLRGDASLPGGAVQLRASHDVKDQEGEVAVITRLGDPSYKLELSSLVPYSGLPRATLHFPIGQVSMEERRNEDGEKMLSVYGIGKSDFLDGILTAQYSENDLNLRYCYKDNELTLIPTVSLPSNAVSLDFKRHFGSSDKLSYHYNFDTDDWHAVYKHTIGKNYKLKAGYDSEVRVGWASIWAGQEEGKAKAAPMKMKAQLMLQVPQDNFRNPSVLFRVKKRWDL, encoded by the exons atggccgccgccgccaccaccaccacgacgtcctcttcctcgtcgccCACCGCCCAGAATCCGAACCCCTTCAACCTTCCGCCATGGCTCCGCTGccccctcatcaccttcctctgcccgccccctccgccgccgcccactccaccgcctcctccccccccgccgccgccagaggcAGTGGTGGTGGCTCCGgagccgcggcggaggcgtcCGGGTCTGCGGGTCACCACGGAGTACGACAGCGAGGAGGCCGTGTTCGCGCACAAGGTGTCGTGCAAGCTCACGGGGGGCCTCGCCAAGCTGCGGCTCTCGTTCCAGACCGACCCGCAGGGGCAGGGGGAAGACCCGCGGCAGCTCTTCGCCGCGCCGGTGCTGGGTTTCTCTACCAAGCACTTCTCCGTGATGTACGACGTCGAGCGCCGCAACGCGCTGCTCCGTGGTGACGCCTCCCTCCCCGGCGGGGCCGTCCAGCTCCGCGCCTCGCACGATGTCAAG GACCAAGAAGGAGAAGTTGCAGTGATCACTAGGTTGGGTGATCCGTCTTATAAACTTGAGCTATCATCGTTGGTGCCTTACAGCGGTTTG CCAAGAGCAACACTCCACTTTCCAATTGGTCAAGTTTCAATGGAAGAGAGGAGAAATGAAGATGGCGAGAAAATGTTGTCTGTATATGGGATTGGAAAGTCTGATTTTTTAGATGGCATTCTTACTGCTCAGTACAGTGAAAATGATTTGAATCTAAGATATTGTTATAAG GACAATGAATTAACTTTAATTCCCACCGTCTCCTTGCCTTCCAATGCAGTATCCCTAGACTTCAAAAGGCATTTTGGTTCTTCTGATAAGTTAAG CTATCATTATAACTTCGACACTGATGACTGGCATGCTGTTTATAAGCATACAATTGGTAAAAATTACAAACTGAAAGCTGGTTATGATTCAGAGGTGCGAGTTGGATGGGCTTCCATTTGG GCTGGacaagaagagggaaaagcaAAGGCTGCACCGATGAAGATGAAGGCTCAGCTTATGCTTCAAGTACCCCAGGATAATTTCCGCAATCCTTCAGTGCTATTCCGAGTGAAGAAAAGGTGGGATCTGTAG
- the LOC100845319 gene encoding uncharacterized protein LOC100845319 encodes MADSNPDGIKRYTPPVHRNRANNRRKAGDRAEKANYSYNNDGEKSHVPSLKNLPPIIHHDAFVSTSQNDFGQSRLVPLEGCSASEAAQLLSDRWAAAMNSYNDPNDSPGKPVMYGGSTGSSWGQGHMKLPHQMNFLEDLRRAVDAQTGLTSTLNSWN; translated from the exons ATGGCGGATAGCAACCCGGACGGCATCAAGCGATACACGCCTCCCGTGCACAG GAATCGTGCAAACAATCGGCGCAAGGCTGGAG ATAGGGCTGAGAAAGCCAACTATTCATACAACAATGATGGGGAGAAAAGCCATGTTCCTTCACTAAAGAATCTTCCTCCAATTATCCATCATGATGCTTTTGTCAGCACTTCTCAGAATGATTTCGGTCAATCAAGATTAGTGCCCTTGGAGGGATGTTCTGCTAGTGAGGCTGCACAGCTTCTCAGTGACC GTTGGGCTGCTGCAATGAACTCGTACAATGACCCAAATGATTCCCCTG GTAAACCAGTAATGTATGGTGGATCTACTGGATCATCATGGGGGCAAGGTCACATGAAACTTCCTCATCAA ATGAATTTTCTTGAAGATCTGCGTCGCGCAGTAGATGCTCAAACGGGCCTGACATCAACGCTCAACAGCTGGAACTAA
- the LOC100833289 gene encoding acetolactate synthase small subunit 2, chloroplastic, with amino-acid sequence MLSSSHSLRPSPPAAAAAGPDSRPGCAARVSLRPWAQAPLRRAVAAGASAGGEAAAAVSAVSAGSTAAAKRDTVRRHTISVFVGDESGMINRIAGVFARRGYNIESLAVGLNKDKALFTIVVSGTDRVLKQVIEQLNKLVNVLNVEDLSKEPQVERELMLIKLNVGPDQRADVMFVADVFRARVVDISENSLTLEVTGDPGKIVAAQRNLSKFGIEEICRTGKIALTREKLGATARFWGFSAASYPDLIEALPKNPLLTSVKKTVNGSFDQPSSAGGDVYPVEPYESLSMNQVLDAHWGVLDDEDSSGLCSHTLSILVNDCPGVLNIITGVFARRGYSIQSLAVGRAEKEGISRITTVVPGTDESIEKLVQQLYKLIDVHKVHDLTHLPFAERELMLIKVSGNTAARREILDIGEIFRAKCVDLSDHTVTLQLTGDFAKMVALQGLLEPYGICEVARTGRVALVRESGVDSKYLRGYSHPL; translated from the exons ATGCTCAGCTCCTCCCACAGCCTCCGGCCGTcgcccccggcggcggcggcggcaggcccTGACAGTCGCCCTGGCTGCGCCGCGCGCGTCTCGCTCCGGCCCTGGGCCCAAGccccgctccgccgcgccgtcgctgcGGGGgcgagcgccggcggcgaggcggccgccgccgtgtcgGCGGTGAGCGCTGGATCCACCGCGGCCGCCAAGAGGGACAC GGTGCGGCGCCATACGATTTCGGTGTTCGTCGGGGACGAGAGCGGCATGATAAACCGGATTGCAGGGGTGTTCGCCAGGAGAGGGTACAACATCGAGTCACTCGCCGTGGGGCTGAACAAGGACAAGGCCCTCTTCACCATCGTCGTCTCCGGGACGGATAGGGTGCTCAAGCAAGTCATTGAGCAGCTGAATAAGCTCGTCAACGTCTTGAAT GTTGAAGATCTATCTAAGGAGCCACAGGTTGAGAGAGAGCTCATGCTTATAAAACTCAATGTTGGACCAGACCAACGTGCTGAT GTCATGTTTGTAGCTGATGTTTTCAGAGCGAGAGTTGTTGATATTTCTGAGAACAGCCTAACCCTGGAG GTAACTGGAGATCCTGGAAAAATTGTTGCGGCACAAAGGAACCTAAGCAAATTTGGGATCGAAGAAATCTGTAGGACGGGAAAA ATTGCTTTGACGCGTGAAAAGCTTGGAGCAACTGCCCGTTTCTGGGGATTTTCTGCTGCTTCTTACCCAGACCTCATAGAAGCATTGCCCAAAAATCCTCTTCTTACTTCGGTGAAAAAGACGGTTAATGGCAGTTTTGACCAACCATCGAGTGCTGGG GGTGATGTTTATCCTGTGGAACCTTATGAGAGCTTGTCCATGAACCAAGTACTTGATGCCCATTGGGGTGTTCTTGACGATGAAGAT TCAAGCGGACTTTGCTCacatactctctccatccTTGTGAATGATTGTCCTGGTGTCCTCAACATTATAACAGGGGTCTTTGCTCGCAGGGGCTACAGTATACAG AGTCTTGCTGTTGGCCGAGCTGAAAAGGAAGGCATTTCGCGTATTACAACAGTTGTTCCTGGAACTGATGAGTCCATTGAGAAGTTAGTTCAGCAGCTCTACAAGCTTATTGATGTACATAAG GTTCATGACCTAACGCACTTACCTTTTGCCGAAAGAGAACTGATGCTTATTAAAGTATCTGGAAACACTGCTGCTCGGAGGGAAATACTAGATATTGGGGAAATCTTCAGGGCAAAATGTGTGGATCTTTCTGATCACACGGTTACGTTACAG CTTACCGGAGATTTTGCCAAGATGGTTGCACTACAAGGACTGTTGGAGCCTTATGGCATATGTGAG GTCGCCAGAACAGGTCGAGTGGCGCTGGTCCGTGAATCCGGGGTTGATTCCAAGTACCTGCGTGGTTACTCTCATCCACTGTAA
- the LOC104583800 gene encoding putative cyclin-F2-1, protein MDVMDPFTLDLLSCPAPLPSALHPTEVTELDAFLRATGDLPPFPRADTADAVHPSVEPSAPPLMHQARKRAAPISDITTAGNGKNSAIKRPRLSDYDADIDFNLRAMEEDPEEQPSPDYLETVQRGTQMTPSTRQDLVIWMDDFARYYDLAPGTLHRAVSYVDRVLSLRTLPPPPSPSCKTDAGYELQLLGATAVFTAAKYEDQSTRHKLDTAEIARYGGFAGAHEVRDMERDMCAALRYRLGGPTAYTFVDHFTRHYNSDGEEDLEVQRLAHHLASTSLADYGFLRLLPSAVAASAVSLARLTLVDPKTTTARQVQEWNTGFEELTGYRPVDLVAGMYSMCGMMSPDPRFAVLPAFLQDLWLAENRIE, encoded by the coding sequence ATGGATGTCATGGATCCCTTCACGTTGGACCTCCTTTCGTGCCCTGCTCCTCTTCCCAGCGCCCTGCACCCGACGGAGGTCACGGAGCTTGATGCCTTCCTCCGCGCCACCGGCGACCTCCCTCCGTTTCCACGCGCCGACACCGCCGACGCTGTCCATCCGTCCGTCGAGCCATCCGCGCCACCACTCATGCACCAAGCCCGAAAGCGCGCCGCTCCAATCTCGGACATCACGACCGCCGGCAATGGCAAGAACTCCGCCATCAAGCGCCCGCGGCTGTCCGACTACGACGCCGACATCGACTTCAACCTCCGGGCGATGGAGGAGGACCCCGAGGAGCAGCCCTCGCCGGACTACCTCGAGACGGTGCAGCGGGGCACTCAGATGACCCCGTCCACGCGCCAAGACCTCGTGATCTGGATGGACGACTTCGCCCGCTACTACGATCTCGCCCCGGGCACGCTCCACCGCGCCGTCTCCTACGTCGACCGCGTCCTCTCGCTCCGcaccctgccgccgccgccgtcgccgtcgtgcAAGACCGACGCCGGGTACGAGCTCCAGCTGCTGGGCGCCACGGCCGTCTTCACCGCGGCAAAGTACGAGGACCAGAGCACCCGGCATAAGCTCGACACGGCCGAGATCGCCCGGTACGGCGGCTTCGCCGGAGCGCACGAGGTCCGAGACATGGAGCGCGACATGTGCGCGGCGCTCCGGTACCGGCTCGGCGGGCCCACGGCCTACACCTTCGTGGACCACTTCACCAGGCACTACAACAGCGATGGAGAGGAGGACTTGGAGGTTCAGCGGCTGGCGCATCACCTGGCGAGCACCTCGCTGGCTGACTATGGGTTCCTGCGGCTCTTGCCGTCCGccgtggcggcgtcggcggtcTCCCTCGCCAGGCTCACGCTCGTCGAcccgaagacgacgacggctAGGCAGGTGCAGGAGTGGAACACGGGTTTCGAGGAGCTGACGGGGTACCGGCCCGTGGACCTGGTCGCTGGCATGTATTCGATGTGCGGGATGATGAGTCCGGATCCGCGCTTCGCCGTCTTGCCAGCGTTCTTGCAGGATCTGTGGCTCGCAGAAAACAGAATAGAGTAG
- the LOC100844395 gene encoding integrin-linked protein kinase 1, producing the protein MAAAAKLTRNLSRQLSSGAARIWRQLSLEPHTPRRGVGAAAAAGAVAGPTRFGIARQSSLDPTPAAADVAMLAVPDNLDATMRLLFAACQGDVGGVEELLREGVDVDSIDLDGRTALHIASCEGQGEVVRLLLAWKANINARDRWGSTPALDAKHYGHFEVYNLLRARGAILPKSKKTPMVVSNPKEVPEYELNPLELEFRRGEEVTKGYYIAKWYGSKVFVKILDKESFSDCDSIDSFKHELTLLEKARHPNLVQFVGAVTQNVPLMIVSEYHQNGDLASYLETKGRLQSYKAIRFALDIARGLNYLHECKPEPIIHGDLSPKNIVRDDEGTLKVAGFGSFGLIKVSEDKLRMARPVSKFDSVYVAPEIYRNETFDRSVDTFAFGLILYEMIEGTPAFHPKPPEEAAKMICLEGLRPLFKNKPKSYPEDVKELIQECWDTTPSVRPTFSDIIERLNKIYASCSKQTRWRDNFKLPWKQAAHR; encoded by the exons atggccgcggcggcgaagctgACCCGGAACCTCTCGCGTCAGCTGTCGTCGGGGGCGGCGCGGATATGGCGGCAGCTGTCGCTGGAGCCGCACACCCCCCGGCGAGGGGTcggggcggccgcggcggcgggcgccgtgGCGGGGCCGACGAGGTTCGGGATCGCGAGGCAGTCGTCGTTGGacccgacgccggcggccgcggacgTGGCGATGCTGGCCGTGCCGGATAACCTGGACGCGACGATGCGGCTGCTGTTCGCGGCGTGCCAGGGGGACGTGGGCGGGGTGGAGGAGCTGCTCAGGGAAGGGGTGGACGTCGACAGCATTGACCTGGACGGCCGCACGGCGCTGCACATCGCCTCCTGCGAGGGGCAGGGAGAGGTGGTGCGCCTGCTGCTCGCCTGGAAGGCCAACATCAACGCCCGCGACCGATGGGGAAGTACG CCGGCATTAGATGCTAAACATTACGGGCATTTTGAAGTTTACAACCTTCTGAGAGCCAGAGGAGCAATACTTCCG AAATCTAAAAAGACTCCAATGGTTGTATCAAATCCTAAAGAAGTTCCAGAGTATGAGCTGAACCCGCTTGAACTTGAGTTTcgaagaggagaggaggttACAAAG GGTTACTATATAGCGAAATGGTATGGCTCCAAAGTGTTTGTGAAGATACTTGACAAAGAAAGCTTCTCGGATTGTGATAGCAT AGATTCCTTCAAACACGAGCTCACTTTACTGGAGAAAGCGCGGCATCCCAATTTGGTCCAATTTGTGGGAGCTGTTACACAAAATGTACCACTGATGATTGTTTCAGAATACCACCAAAAC GGTGATTTAGCCAGTTATCTTGAGACAAAAGGTCGTCTGCAGTCTTACAAAGCTATCAGATTTGCCCTTGACATTGCAAG GGGACTAAACTATCTTCACGAGTGCAAACCAGAGCCAATCATCCATGGTGATCTGTCACCAAA AAACATTGTGCGGGATGATGAAGGAACACTTAAGGTGGCTGGCTTTGGCTCATTTGGCCTGATAAAAGTCTCAGAAGATAAACTACGAATGGCTCGACCCGTATCAAAATTTGACA gTGTATACGTTGCTCCTGAGATATACAGAAACGAAACATTTGACAGAAGCGTGGATACATTTGCATTTGGTCTCATTCTTTACGAG ATGATTGAAGGAACTCCTGCTTTTCACCCAAAGCCACCAGAGGAAGCGGCCAAGATGATTTGTTTGGAGGGATTGAGACCATTATTCAAGAATAAACCAAAATCATATCCCGAAGATGTGAAAGA GCTAATACAAGAATGCTGGGATACAACCCCTTCCGTCAGGCCAACGTTCTCAGATATTATTGAACGCCTGAACAAGATATATGCAAGTTGCTCTAAGCAAACTCGTTGGAGAGACAACTTCAAGCTACCATG GAAGCAAGCTGCACACAGATAG